A genomic stretch from Antarcticibacterium flavum includes:
- a CDS encoding DUF4396 domain-containing protein, with amino-acid sequence MIRWSYPVLALFIFIVIGFGLILTAMEGVETAGLVKPHHDPEKGRLISHMKNTTHLSGTAAEVHEKMKEAIPYFEAQTADFAPTLENWKQFVKSSITTNPDSKHVILLPSGKPEALEWALPAIFYAKYHGSPVVFADEIEGNQALLESRKVFVIGPEELLSTANLGSIRDFERITARNPAALAVKIARYRDNETEFGWGRSGDRKTGYFQFLMATPSEAIDALAALPLARSNAATVLYTDEKGGLPAVTDAYIWSQRADWFVTPSEGPFRHFWVVSSSMSYKAQSRMDFSVEKSEYPTLGAVALGPLEAVVIIFIFLGIAGGIFIMVHSSYTLPMVSIPVKIAWTMGAMVLPILGVILYFNAYRRPFYKEDGMMRWLRPQNIQSAAATMMGFGYGAPLMIAIGYLLAYFGFPIFFSETLNDSVFWLGAGMPVMMMIMYFGAIIVAALMVHYPMKETMMEMKDGKLIKQSFRMTFISMTMVSLGMMTFTWWFMMTHLPMMPAEDDILWFGTLWIASFSGFIVAWPFNWIMIRKEIKHGNR; translated from the coding sequence ATGATACGCTGGTCCTATCCTGTTTTAGCTTTATTCATCTTTATTGTTATAGGTTTTGGCCTCATCCTAACTGCCATGGAAGGTGTAGAAACTGCAGGATTGGTTAAACCTCATCATGACCCGGAGAAGGGACGACTTATATCTCATATGAAGAATACTACCCATCTCTCTGGCACAGCTGCAGAGGTACATGAAAAGATGAAAGAAGCCATTCCATATTTCGAAGCTCAAACGGCTGACTTTGCACCTACGCTTGAAAACTGGAAGCAGTTTGTGAAAAGCAGTATTACCACAAACCCAGATTCCAAACATGTGATTCTTCTGCCATCCGGAAAACCCGAAGCACTGGAATGGGCACTACCGGCGATCTTCTACGCTAAATATCATGGTTCACCTGTTGTTTTTGCTGATGAAATTGAAGGAAATCAAGCCCTCCTGGAAAGCAGAAAGGTGTTTGTAATTGGCCCTGAGGAACTTCTTTCAACGGCAAACCTGGGATCCATTAGGGACTTTGAAAGAATAACTGCAAGAAATCCTGCGGCCCTGGCAGTCAAAATTGCACGGTATCGTGATAATGAAACAGAATTTGGTTGGGGAAGAAGTGGAGACAGGAAGACCGGATACTTCCAGTTCCTAATGGCTACTCCTTCTGAAGCCATAGATGCTCTGGCAGCTTTGCCCTTAGCCAGAAGTAATGCGGCAACAGTTTTATACACAGATGAAAAAGGGGGACTCCCGGCTGTTACAGATGCCTACATCTGGTCTCAGCGGGCAGATTGGTTCGTCACTCCGTCTGAAGGTCCTTTCCGCCATTTTTGGGTTGTGAGTTCGAGCATGAGCTATAAAGCTCAAAGCAGGATGGATTTTTCAGTTGAAAAATCTGAATATCCCACTCTTGGTGCGGTAGCTCTTGGACCCCTGGAAGCTGTAGTAATTATATTTATTTTTCTGGGTATTGCAGGCGGGATTTTCATAATGGTTCACTCTTCATATACCCTGCCCATGGTATCTATTCCGGTGAAAATTGCCTGGACAATGGGTGCCATGGTGCTGCCAATCCTGGGAGTGATATTGTACTTTAACGCTTACAGGAGACCGTTCTATAAAGAAGATGGAATGATGCGCTGGCTTAGGCCGCAGAACATACAAAGCGCTGCAGCTACCATGATGGGCTTTGGTTATGGCGCTCCGCTTATGATCGCAATTGGATATCTACTGGCTTATTTTGGGTTCCCCATCTTTTTTTCTGAAACTCTTAACGACAGTGTCTTCTGGCTTGGTGCCGGGATGCCGGTAATGATGATGATCATGTATTTTGGAGCCATTATAGTGGCCGCTCTTATGGTTCATTACCCCATGAAGGAAACAATGATGGAAATGAAGGACGGCAAATTGATCAAACAATCTTTTAGGATGACCTTTATAAGTATGACCATGGTAAGTCTTGGAATGATGACCTTTACCTGGTGGTTTATGATGACTCACCTGCCCATGATGCCTGCAGAAGATGATATACTCTGGTTTGGAACTTTATGGATAGCGTCTTTTTCAGGGTTTATAGTGGCCTGGCCGTTTAACTGGATTATGATAAGAAAAGAAATAAAACATGGAAATCGTTAA
- a CDS encoding MBL fold metallo-hydrolase, giving the protein MTIKQFKDDPLAHFSYAIVSEGEMALVDPSRNPMQYYKYAEEQNAKIVAVFETHPHADFVSGHLQIHQETGATIYVSEKVGVSYPHESFDEGQEVKIGKIKIRPLHTPGHSPDSLTFVAEEDGKTALFTGDTLFIGNVGRPDLREKAGNMTAKRVELAKAMYQTMQTKFNDFPDDALVYPAHGAGSLCGKNMSDSPSSTLGDERMGNWAFKEQTEEEFVEEILKDQPFIPSYFGFNVDINRSGAGNVQQEKYRVPLQIGVDDVEEGITVVDVRDGDAYKKGHLPNSINIMSRTEGDKYETWLGAIVEPEEPFYLAVDSVENIDELLERTAKIGYEKQMKGVITLSEKVSRKSDDFDLGDFKSNKDNYTIVDIRNESELAEGKIFDSAIGIPLNELRDRAGELPKDKPFVVHCAGGYRSAAGSSILENKFKDQKVFDLSEAIQDFK; this is encoded by the coding sequence ATGACTATAAAACAATTTAAAGACGACCCATTAGCGCATTTTTCATATGCCATCGTAAGTGAAGGCGAGATGGCCCTGGTTGATCCCAGCCGTAATCCTATGCAATATTATAAATATGCCGAGGAGCAAAATGCAAAGATCGTTGCTGTTTTTGAAACACATCCCCACGCCGATTTTGTGAGCGGACATTTACAAATACATCAGGAAACTGGTGCCACTATTTACGTGAGCGAAAAAGTTGGGGTAAGTTATCCTCATGAATCCTTTGATGAAGGACAGGAAGTAAAGATTGGAAAGATAAAAATTCGTCCACTTCATACTCCCGGTCATTCTCCAGATAGTTTGACATTTGTTGCAGAAGAAGACGGGAAAACCGCCTTATTCACAGGGGATACCTTATTCATTGGTAACGTGGGCCGGCCAGATCTTCGTGAAAAAGCCGGGAATATGACAGCAAAACGGGTGGAACTTGCCAAAGCAATGTATCAAACAATGCAAACCAAATTCAATGATTTCCCCGATGATGCTCTTGTATATCCCGCGCACGGTGCCGGTTCTCTTTGCGGGAAGAATATGAGTGATTCCCCTTCCAGTACCCTTGGCGATGAGCGCATGGGTAACTGGGCCTTTAAAGAACAAACTGAAGAGGAATTTGTAGAGGAGATCCTGAAGGACCAACCCTTTATCCCTTCATACTTTGGATTTAACGTGGATATTAACCGAAGTGGAGCAGGGAACGTTCAACAGGAAAAATATCGGGTTCCCCTTCAAATTGGAGTAGATGATGTTGAAGAAGGTATTACCGTGGTAGATGTGAGAGATGGTGATGCTTATAAAAAAGGCCATCTTCCAAATAGTATAAATATAATGTCCCGTACAGAGGGTGATAAATATGAAACCTGGCTGGGAGCTATAGTGGAGCCTGAAGAACCATTTTATCTTGCTGTAGATTCTGTAGAAAATATAGATGAACTGCTGGAAAGAACAGCCAAGATTGGGTATGAGAAACAAATGAAAGGCGTGATCACTTTAAGTGAAAAAGTATCCAGGAAATCTGATGATTTCGATCTTGGTGACTTTAAGAGTAATAAGGATAATTATACCATTGTTGATATTAGGAATGAAAGCGAGCTGGCTGAAGGTAAGATCTTTGACAGCGCAATTGGTATCCCGCTGAATGAATTAAGGGACCGTGCTGGAGAATTACCAAAAGATAAGCCTTTTGTAGTGCACTGTGCAGGAGGATATCGCTCTGCTGCCGGAAGCAGCATTCTTGAGAACAAATTTAAGGATCAAAAGGTTTTTGACCTAAGCGAGGCAATACAGGATTTTAAATAA
- a CDS encoding MFS transporter: METENIKLGLKENWKQFTLLVIINAFVGGIVGLERSILPEIAEKEFGMAATSAILSFIVVFGIVKAISNYYAGALANKFGRKNLLILGWIFAIPIPFILMYAPNWNWIIGANVLLGINQGLAWSSTVVMKIDLVGEKQRGFAMGLNEFAGYLAVAIVAFLTGWIAGEFGLRPYPFYLGILLMILGLGMSIFLIRDTRGHSLKEEDQNTVGLLKNIFWDTTWKHRNLGSVTQAGLINNLNDGMAWGLFPILLGAKGFSLEQIGIVVAVYPAVWGMGQLVTGKMADKFSKKDMLFYGMLLQALVLLTLVWAENFWHFNVLMALLGWGTAMVYPTFLATIADNTHPRNRAKSIGIFRLWRDMGYAVGAILTGIISDLISIEAAILLVGLLTFISSWIIFFRMKSTHVAPGLFSIKRHS, encoded by the coding sequence ATGGAAACTGAAAATATCAAATTAGGACTAAAGGAAAACTGGAAACAGTTCACCTTACTGGTGATAATTAATGCCTTTGTTGGGGGCATTGTTGGACTGGAGCGCAGTATACTGCCTGAGATAGCTGAAAAGGAATTTGGAATGGCTGCCACTTCCGCAATTCTTTCCTTTATAGTGGTTTTTGGTATTGTAAAGGCCATCTCCAATTATTATGCAGGAGCCCTTGCCAACAAGTTTGGCAGGAAAAATTTATTGATACTGGGTTGGATCTTTGCTATTCCAATTCCTTTCATCCTTATGTATGCACCCAATTGGAACTGGATCATAGGAGCCAACGTACTGCTGGGAATTAATCAGGGTCTCGCCTGGTCCAGTACTGTGGTTATGAAGATCGACCTGGTTGGTGAAAAACAGAGGGGTTTTGCAATGGGACTCAATGAATTCGCAGGTTACCTGGCAGTAGCAATTGTGGCCTTCTTAACAGGCTGGATAGCCGGGGAGTTCGGGCTGAGACCATATCCATTTTACCTTGGCATTTTGCTAATGATCCTGGGTCTTGGAATGAGCATATTTTTAATAAGGGATACCCGCGGTCACTCATTAAAGGAAGAAGACCAAAACACCGTTGGCCTTCTTAAAAATATTTTTTGGGACACTACCTGGAAACACAGGAATCTTGGTTCGGTCACCCAGGCAGGGCTTATCAATAATCTTAACGATGGGATGGCCTGGGGGCTTTTTCCAATCCTGCTTGGGGCTAAAGGTTTTAGCCTGGAACAAATAGGAATTGTAGTTGCAGTCTATCCAGCTGTTTGGGGAATGGGGCAACTCGTCACAGGAAAAATGGCCGATAAGTTCTCGAAAAAAGATATGCTTTTCTACGGGATGCTCTTACAGGCCCTGGTGCTTTTGACATTGGTTTGGGCAGAAAACTTCTGGCATTTTAATGTACTTATGGCACTACTGGGCTGGGGTACTGCAATGGTTTACCCCACCTTCCTGGCGACAATTGCAGATAATACCCACCCCCGGAACAGGGCAAAAAGTATTGGGATCTTCAGGTTGTGGAGGGATATGGGTTATGCAGTAGGTGCCATTCTCACCGGGATAATCTCAGATTTAATAAGCATTGAAGCAGCAATATTATTGGTGGGACTACTCACTTTTATCTCTTCCTGGATCATCTTTTTCAGGATGAAAAGCACCCATGTTGCTCCCGGCCTTTTTTCAATAAAAAGGCATAGCTAA
- a CDS encoding DoxX family protein, whose product MTTHIYVSRRSIQVLRILLSSIFLIASSNHLMNVEQTVNRIDQASFKGIAYFFGNPELLVILSGIVMLLAGIAFLIGFKTRWAAIVLLAVVIPITLTVQVGQINTLGPLFKNIAIIGGLLFFILNDFNKETKTESKSAQPGLSVKNQKL is encoded by the coding sequence ATGACGACTCATATATATGTAAGCCGTCGCTCCATTCAGGTATTGCGAATTTTGCTAAGTAGCATTTTCTTAATAGCCAGTTCAAATCATTTGATGAATGTAGAGCAAACGGTAAACCGAATAGACCAGGCCAGTTTTAAGGGTATAGCCTATTTTTTTGGTAATCCTGAACTACTGGTAATCCTTTCAGGAATTGTAATGCTGCTTGCGGGCATTGCCTTTCTTATAGGCTTTAAAACCCGGTGGGCGGCCATTGTGCTTCTCGCTGTAGTTATACCTATTACTCTTACAGTACAGGTAGGACAAATAAATACCCTTGGCCCATTATTTAAGAATATCGCCATAATTGGCGGGCTTCTATTTTTTATCCTTAATGATTTTAATAAAGAAACAAAAACAGAATCAAAATCGGCTCAACCAGGCTTGAGCGTTAAAAACCAAAAACTATGA
- a CDS encoding DsrE family protein, with the protein MKLYFLTSILFLFALISNPANAQVQDDLQNYVVLTKKIPQLQPIFLTAETLAHEDGKNFGKFEVIICGQTVKELTDKNMMQDYIAKAKKHNVELIACGFSLNKFGVDRKDISPELRVVENGILYNLQLQKKGYTSISL; encoded by the coding sequence ATGAAATTATATTTTTTAACCAGTATCCTTTTTCTTTTTGCTTTAATAAGCAACCCTGCCAATGCACAGGTCCAGGATGACCTGCAAAACTATGTGGTCTTAACAAAGAAGATCCCTCAACTCCAGCCTATCTTTTTAACTGCTGAAACTTTAGCCCACGAAGATGGAAAGAACTTCGGAAAATTTGAAGTGATCATTTGTGGTCAAACAGTGAAGGAATTGACAGATAAAAATATGATGCAGGATTATATCGCCAAGGCTAAAAAGCACAATGTTGAGCTTATTGCCTGTGGGTTCTCATTGAATAAATTCGGAGTAGACCGCAAGGATATTTCCCCGGAATTACGGGTTGTTGAAAACGGCATCTTATATAACCTTCAGCTACAAAAGAAAGGTTACACCAGTATTTCACTTTAA
- a CDS encoding sulfur reduction protein DsrE: MKRSIGIFMVLIMWGITGNAQTNLQGEMNNYVVSTTQIPQLQPIILTAEALKEEDGAKFGDFQIVMYGPNVNELTSKEEMETYTAKAKAAGVAIFVCKISIGRLGIEPGELHEYIQVVDHAYTHLLQLEKDKNYYSLQL, from the coding sequence ATGAAAAGATCAATAGGAATTTTTATGGTGCTTATTATGTGGGGAATTACCGGCAACGCACAAACCAATTTACAGGGAGAAATGAACAATTATGTGGTGTCAACCACCCAAATCCCGCAACTACAACCCATCATCCTTACAGCTGAAGCTTTAAAGGAAGAGGACGGGGCAAAGTTTGGAGACTTCCAGATCGTAATGTACGGGCCCAATGTAAATGAGCTTACAAGTAAAGAAGAGATGGAAACCTATACCGCCAAAGCAAAAGCTGCCGGAGTGGCCATCTTTGTTTGTAAGATCTCTATAGGCAGGCTGGGGATTGAACCGGGTGAACTGCACGAATATATACAGGTGGTGGATCACGCTTATACACATCTACTCCAGCTAGAGAAAGACAAAAATTATTACAGTTTACAACTATAA
- a CDS encoding bifunctional metallophosphatase/5'-nucleotidase produces the protein MKFNLKKSLWILAVLGLFSFTSCNQATGGNSEEKKETKDTLSITVLQTADIHGQLDPHPELFWENEEIVFKERGGLAYIKTLFEKERKKNPGRTLIVDGGDLIQGSGYAALSEGSIFPELISKMGYDVIIPGNWEVVYGKERMMDIMTNYNTPVIAQNMFHEEEGKELFPPFWTKEIEGVKIGFIGINDPDVPVRQNPIFSEGMTFSGIEDEVKELITKVKKEEEVDVLFLVTHIGVFKQVDLANQELAKDVDYILGNDTHERVRELIQGKYAKVTEPGAFGSFVGKLTLHFVDGKLVGDEYELMDVDPEVYPADPELQQLVDKAKEPYKEHLETVVGYTSTPIYRYLTVENPMDNMITDAARWKTGADIAISNGFRFGNPIVPEDGKPAPITRANLWNLLPVNEKVKTGKVTGQQIKDWLEREMHNAFAQVPSERFGGWLVRFSGMEVDFNSQGNKGERIKSITVKGEPMQMDEYYTISACVRPGDPMDNLCRIPDVEDVEVKDYTIHDVVEEYLRKNSPVSPKLEGRAYCEHLGKYSFSTVPGTDYKFH, from the coding sequence ATGAAATTTAATTTAAAGAAATCCTTATGGATCCTGGCAGTACTGGGGCTCTTTAGTTTTACCTCCTGCAACCAGGCAACCGGTGGAAATTCAGAAGAAAAAAAAGAGACTAAAGATACCCTTAGCATTACCGTGCTGCAAACAGCAGATATTCACGGACAACTGGATCCCCACCCAGAACTATTCTGGGAAAACGAGGAGATCGTTTTTAAGGAAAGAGGTGGCCTGGCCTATATAAAAACCCTCTTTGAGAAAGAGCGTAAAAAGAATCCCGGCCGCACCCTGATCGTGGATGGCGGAGACCTCATCCAGGGTAGCGGTTATGCGGCGCTTTCTGAAGGTAGTATTTTTCCCGAACTCATAAGTAAAATGGGCTATGACGTGATCATCCCGGGCAACTGGGAAGTGGTCTATGGAAAAGAAAGAATGATGGATATAATGACCAACTACAACACCCCGGTGATCGCACAGAATATGTTCCATGAGGAAGAAGGGAAGGAACTTTTCCCTCCTTTCTGGACAAAGGAAATTGAAGGTGTGAAAATTGGATTTATCGGCATCAATGACCCCGATGTACCGGTGCGTCAAAATCCTATTTTTAGTGAAGGAATGACCTTTAGTGGGATCGAGGATGAAGTGAAGGAACTTATAACTAAAGTTAAAAAAGAGGAAGAAGTAGATGTGCTTTTCCTTGTCACCCACATAGGAGTATTTAAACAGGTGGATCTTGCTAACCAGGAACTGGCAAAAGATGTGGATTACATCCTTGGGAACGATACCCACGAGAGAGTAAGAGAGCTTATACAGGGGAAATATGCCAAGGTAACCGAGCCGGGAGCTTTCGGTTCTTTTGTTGGGAAGCTCACGTTGCATTTTGTAGATGGAAAGCTGGTGGGAGATGAGTACGAACTTATGGACGTGGATCCGGAAGTTTACCCCGCAGATCCTGAATTGCAGCAGTTAGTGGACAAAGCTAAAGAACCTTACAAGGAACATCTGGAAACCGTGGTTGGATATACCTCCACCCCCATTTACAGATACCTTACGGTAGAAAATCCAATGGACAATATGATAACCGATGCCGCGAGATGGAAAACAGGAGCCGATATCGCTATTTCCAATGGGTTCAGATTTGGAAATCCTATCGTGCCTGAAGATGGGAAACCTGCGCCTATAACCCGTGCCAACCTGTGGAACCTGCTTCCGGTAAATGAGAAAGTGAAAACGGGAAAAGTCACCGGACAGCAGATAAAGGACTGGCTGGAGCGGGAAATGCATAACGCCTTTGCACAGGTTCCTTCCGAAAGATTTGGTGGGTGGCTGGTAAGATTCTCAGGCATGGAGGTAGATTTTAACAGCCAGGGCAATAAAGGGGAACGGATAAAATCCATTACAGTAAAAGGCGAGCCAATGCAAATGGATGAATACTACACAATTTCTGCCTGTGTACGCCCAGGGGATCCTATGGATAATTTATGTCGAATCCCGGATGTGGAAGATGTGGAAGTTAAAGATTACACCATTCACGATGTGGTTGAGGAGTACCTCCGGAAGAATTCCCCGGTTTCTCCAAAGCTGGAAGGCCGTGCTTACTGTGAACACCTTGGAAAGTATTCTTTCTCCACAGTACCGGGAACAGATTATAAATTTCATTAA
- a CDS encoding TlpA family protein disulfide reductase, with amino-acid sequence MNKKKKKNLIEYGLILVIFAGLYFTGYHTEVLGFLQRGILATGIMNPDLDKDTNLADNKTQPVADFSMSFINSKGERVDMEDLRGKVIFLNIWATWCPPCVAEMPGINKLYKDVDKDKVAFIMLSVDQDFQKAIDFNSRKGYDFEVYAPAGVLPSLYQSASIPTTYVIDASGKLVLTHTGMGDYYTKKFKEFLKEQY; translated from the coding sequence ATGAATAAAAAGAAAAAGAAGAATTTAATCGAATACGGTCTTATCCTTGTAATTTTTGCCGGGTTATATTTTACCGGTTATCATACGGAAGTATTAGGTTTTCTGCAACGGGGTATCCTGGCAACCGGGATTATGAATCCAGATTTAGATAAGGATACGAATCTCGCTGATAATAAGACTCAACCTGTGGCAGATTTTTCTATGAGCTTTATAAATTCTAAAGGTGAAAGAGTGGATATGGAAGATTTAAGGGGGAAAGTAATTTTTTTAAATATTTGGGCCACCTGGTGTCCACCCTGCGTTGCAGAGATGCCGGGGATAAATAAGCTGTATAAAGATGTAGATAAGGACAAAGTTGCTTTTATAATGCTTTCAGTAGACCAGGATTTTCAAAAGGCTATAGACTTTAATTCCCGGAAAGGATATGATTTTGAGGTGTATGCACCTGCAGGGGTCTTGCCGTCTTTATATCAATCCGCAAGTATACCCACTACCTATGTTATTGATGCCAGTGGCAAATTGGTTCTAACCCATACAGGAATGGGTGATTATTATACAAAAAAGTTTAAGGAATTTCTTAAGGAACAATATTGA
- a CDS encoding sulfite exporter TauE/SafE family protein has protein sequence MEILDILGYFGALIIGVVLGLIGGGGSILTVPVLVYLLAINPVTATAYSLFVVGASSLVGALNNMKKKLVDFRTAIVFSIPAFIAVYGTRKYLVPAIPDHIFTLWGFEVTKDIGIMLFFAIIMVVASISMIKDNGKKELLETEVKYNYPLIVIEGVVVGVLTGIVGAGGGFLIIPALVLLAKLPMKKAVATSLLIIAVKSLIGFIGDVENLEIDWIFLFIFTALSIIGIFVGGYLNKFIDGKKLKKGFGWFVMVMGIYIIWKELY, from the coding sequence GTGGAAATTTTAGATATTCTGGGTTATTTTGGTGCATTGATTATTGGAGTGGTTTTAGGACTCATAGGAGGTGGAGGTTCTATCCTCACTGTGCCGGTTTTGGTTTATTTACTTGCGATAAATCCTGTTACAGCCACTGCATATTCTTTATTTGTAGTGGGGGCCTCGTCTTTGGTAGGGGCCCTAAACAATATGAAGAAAAAGCTGGTAGATTTTCGAACCGCAATTGTTTTTTCGATTCCTGCTTTCATAGCGGTTTATGGGACCAGGAAATATCTGGTACCTGCCATCCCAGACCATATTTTTACGCTTTGGGGCTTTGAAGTCACCAAAGATATTGGGATCATGTTGTTCTTTGCTATTATTATGGTGGTAGCTTCTATTTCTATGATAAAAGATAATGGCAAGAAAGAACTCCTTGAAACCGAAGTAAAATATAATTATCCCCTTATAGTAATTGAAGGTGTTGTAGTAGGCGTGCTTACCGGGATCGTAGGTGCCGGTGGCGGATTCCTAATTATCCCTGCTCTTGTGCTTTTAGCTAAACTTCCAATGAAAAAAGCAGTTGCGACTTCACTTCTTATTATTGCGGTAAAATCCCTTATAGGGTTTATTGGAGATGTGGAGAACCTGGAAATTGACTGGATCTTTCTTTTCATTTTTACAGCTCTTTCAATTATAGGAATTTTTGTGGGAGGCTATCTCAATAAATTTATAGATGGCAAAAAACTTAAAAAAGGTTTTGGCTGGTTTGTTATGGTAATGGGGATTTACATTATCTGGAAAGAATTATATTAA
- a CDS encoding ArsR/SmtB family transcription factor: MVNKKIFKLQANVSKALGHPLRMEIIHLLKNKEESFSYLLEATGCLKSNLSQHLKLLTENGILKVRRESQCSYFSLTSKKVAEACSLMKEVLLENLEEQQEILKKIYV, encoded by the coding sequence ATGGTGAATAAGAAAATATTTAAACTACAGGCTAATGTGAGTAAAGCTCTGGGACATCCATTAAGAATGGAGATCATACACCTCTTAAAAAATAAAGAAGAAAGTTTTTCTTATTTACTTGAAGCCACAGGATGTTTAAAATCCAATCTTTCACAACATCTCAAATTATTGACAGAGAACGGAATACTTAAAGTAAGGCGGGAGAGCCAGTGCAGCTACTTTTCTTTAACTTCTAAAAAAGTGGCCGAAGCCTGTTCATTAATGAAGGAGGTATTGCTGGAGAATTTAGAAGAACAACAGGAAATATTAAAAAAGATATACGTATGA
- a CDS encoding NAD(P)/FAD-dependent oxidoreductase: MKTILVLGAGTGGVTAAREISKNSGNEEDIQLVKILVFEKEEKNVFSPSLPWLMVGKRKPEEVYEKTSHLDSSGLEVIQGEIEHIDPNDISITVNGKKYKGDYMIVSLGVDQQPLHHLDKYGYNFFTLDGATHFNKKLKNHTAGKIAILVSSLPFKSPAAPYEAAMLIEEYVRKNDLKPTTEVAVYTPEKGPMEFAGKELSEELRTLLEHKGIKYYPGHQITEATESGLTFSNGKTYEYDLLAYTPKHQSPDVIRNSSLAGESGWIDVDKDNLQTIFPNVYAIGDNTNITTENGITLPKIGVFARQQAIVVAHNIGRKMGNQVPDESFKGEGKYFIEYGEGLASTAEVHFYDSPQPEAKMKTPEQWGHWSKWWEEKYWFFKNF; this comes from the coding sequence ATGAAAACCATTTTAGTCTTAGGAGCAGGAACAGGTGGGGTAACAGCTGCCAGGGAAATAAGCAAGAACAGTGGAAATGAAGAGGACATTCAACTTGTAAAGATCCTCGTGTTTGAAAAAGAGGAAAAAAATGTGTTTTCCCCCAGCTTGCCATGGCTAATGGTTGGAAAAAGAAAACCGGAAGAGGTCTATGAAAAAACTTCACATCTCGATTCTTCAGGCCTGGAGGTTATCCAGGGAGAAATAGAACATATAGATCCCAACGACATTAGCATTACTGTAAATGGTAAAAAATATAAGGGAGATTATATGATAGTTTCTCTTGGGGTAGACCAGCAACCCCTCCATCACCTGGATAAATATGGCTATAATTTCTTCACCCTGGATGGAGCCACTCATTTTAATAAAAAACTTAAGAATCATACTGCAGGTAAAATAGCCATCCTTGTTTCCTCACTCCCTTTTAAAAGTCCTGCTGCTCCCTACGAGGCGGCGATGCTCATAGAGGAATATGTGCGGAAGAATGATCTCAAACCTACTACAGAGGTGGCTGTTTATACGCCAGAAAAAGGACCAATGGAATTTGCCGGTAAGGAACTCTCAGAAGAATTACGAACCCTGCTGGAGCATAAAGGGATCAAATATTATCCAGGTCATCAAATTACTGAAGCCACTGAATCTGGTCTCACTTTTAGCAACGGGAAAACCTACGAATATGACCTGCTGGCTTATACTCCTAAACACCAAAGCCCTGATGTAATTAGAAATAGCTCCCTGGCCGGAGAATCAGGTTGGATAGATGTAGACAAGGATAATTTGCAAACTATATTTCCTAATGTTTACGCTATTGGAGATAATACCAATATTACTACAGAAAATGGCATCACTCTCCCCAAAATTGGAGTTTTTGCAAGACAGCAGGCCATTGTTGTAGCTCATAATATTGGAAGAAAAATGGGGAACCAGGTGCCTGATGAAAGTTTTAAAGGAGAGGGAAAATATTTTATAGAATATGGAGAAGGACTTGCCAGTACTGCCGAGGTACATTTTTATGACTCACCGCAGCCAGAGGCAAAAATGAAAACCCCGGAACAATGGGGACACTGGTCAAAATGGTGGGAAGAAAAATACTGGTTCTTTAAAAATTTTTAA